The following coding sequences are from one Phycisphaeraceae bacterium window:
- the flgA gene encoding flagellar basal body P-ring formation chaperone FlgA, giving the protein MSTTRSTTRCLTPLAIMLLVTTFAVADSIRLHRSAESAGPEIRLADVAELDGTAAVRLADATVATFSSGQMSIELSAELLRQNLTESGANWADLSLMGFASVIVERIESAETESFQQAPLPVAVEPGMAASNPDQPISVGTPRTLRQQILRQLSQQTGVDLQDLVLHADPRDRSLLDRPLFGERYAIELGPQGAGYVAILSRVSAAIDETPRRARLRVFRKDQVLVARTPLRRGDVLRARDLEVRSLELPLDQTGYYRSFDQVGGLLIGRSIGAGEPIAPSDLLAEEVVKRGDLIHVTCVIGSMQVRTIATARDNGAIGDTVALRSNSSGRTFYGVVTGDRQARVDTPGILAMGDSR; this is encoded by the coding sequence ATGAGCACCACCCGCAGCACAACTCGATGCCTGACTCCACTGGCGATCATGCTGCTTGTCACGACCTTTGCTGTCGCAGACAGCATCCGCCTGCATCGCAGTGCAGAGTCTGCTGGGCCGGAGATACGACTCGCCGACGTCGCAGAACTCGATGGCACCGCTGCGGTGCGATTGGCCGATGCAACGGTGGCCACGTTTAGCTCAGGGCAGATGAGCATCGAGCTATCAGCAGAGCTGCTCCGACAGAATCTCACAGAATCAGGCGCCAACTGGGCCGACCTGTCGTTGATGGGCTTCGCGAGCGTCATCGTCGAGCGCATCGAGTCGGCTGAGACCGAGTCATTCCAACAAGCACCACTGCCTGTTGCCGTTGAACCCGGCATGGCGGCGAGTAACCCGGATCAGCCCATCAGTGTCGGGACCCCGCGAACGCTCAGACAGCAGATTCTTAGACAGCTCTCGCAGCAGACCGGAGTCGATCTACAGGACCTGGTCCTGCACGCTGACCCTCGCGATCGCTCGCTACTCGATCGTCCTCTATTCGGTGAACGCTACGCGATCGAGTTGGGACCTCAGGGTGCAGGTTACGTTGCGATTCTCTCGCGGGTTTCAGCGGCCATAGACGAGACCCCACGGCGTGCCCGGCTGCGCGTTTTCCGCAAGGATCAAGTCCTTGTCGCACGCACCCCGCTTCGCCGTGGCGACGTGCTTCGTGCCCGTGATCTCGAAGTTCGCTCCCTCGAACTCCCCCTCGATCAAACCGGTTACTACCGCTCGTTCGATCAGGTCGGGGGCCTCCTCATCGGACGTTCCATCGGAGCGGGCGAACCCATCGCACCTTCCGATCTGCTCGCTGAGGAAGTCGTGAAACGCGGAGACCTGATCCACGTCACCTGCGTCATCGGCTCCATGCAGGTCCGCACCATCGCCACGGCACGCGACAACGGTGCCATTGGTGACACCGTCGCGCTCAGGTCCAACAGCTCGGGAAGAACCTTCTATGGCGTCGTCACTGGCGATCGTCAGGCACGCGTTGATACCCCCGGCATCCTCGCTATGGGAGACAGCCGATGA
- the flgG gene encoding flagellar basal-body rod protein FlgG, with protein MAVIALHSAATGLSSLSTNLDVISNNLANVNTPGFKTSRVNFEDLIYQHKEQPGVENAAGDQRPAGLQVGLGVKVSNTQYDFSPGSPIETGEELDMMIAGSGFFEVEIVTEDGGGIGYTRAGNFNVNSDGEVVLGTRDGYRLVPGLQIPGETVSIDIASDGTVQAFDREGNSQEIGQIQLTNFINPAGLKSIGGNVYVETPASGPPVQGNPGEGNLGTIQQGFIENSNVNMVRELVSLIKTQRAFELNSQTIQAADRALEVVGNLRRF; from the coding sequence ATGGCAGTCATCGCCCTTCATTCCGCTGCTACTGGCCTGTCGAGTCTTTCGACCAATCTAGACGTGATCTCCAACAACCTCGCGAACGTCAACACGCCAGGCTTCAAGACCTCTCGTGTGAACTTCGAGGACCTCATCTATCAGCACAAAGAACAGCCAGGCGTCGAGAACGCTGCGGGCGATCAGCGCCCTGCTGGCCTTCAGGTCGGCTTGGGTGTCAAGGTCTCCAACACGCAGTACGACTTCTCGCCCGGATCACCGATCGAAACCGGCGAAGAGCTCGACATGATGATCGCTGGCTCGGGATTCTTTGAAGTCGAGATCGTCACTGAAGATGGTGGCGGCATCGGCTACACCCGTGCCGGGAACTTCAACGTCAACTCAGACGGCGAGGTCGTCCTGGGCACACGTGATGGCTATCGATTGGTACCCGGTCTCCAGATCCCCGGTGAAACCGTCTCGATCGACATTGCCTCCGATGGCACAGTGCAGGCGTTCGATCGTGAAGGTAACTCTCAGGAAATTGGCCAGATCCAACTCACTAACTTCATCAACCCCGCTGGGCTCAAATCCATCGGCGGGAATGTCTACGTCGAAACGCCTGCATCGGGCCCACCTGTGCAGGGCAATCCCGGCGAAGGCAACCTCGGGACGATCCAGCAGGGATTCATCGAGAACTCCAACGTCAACATGGTTCGCGAACTCGTCTCGCTGATCAAAACCCAGCGTGCCTTCGAGCTTAACTCACAGACAATCCAGGCTGCCGACCGGGCCCTTGAGGTTGTTGGCAACCTCCGCCGGTTCTGA
- a CDS encoding flagellar hook-basal body complex protein yields the protein MNYGLYLSASGVLTSMYRQDVFSNNLANSETTGFKPVIPEVQQRDPERIEDGFGPSVANKLLEQLGGGVLAAPQRIGFGTGQPKETGRHLDVMLTQDDQFFVIEDIDPETGDPGILLTRDGNFAINNRGELVNAAGRRVLDDNDRPIYLSESPDTLISDTGEIYQDGEVVSQIQVTRVEDRTAITLHGGNLLNIADPELRERVADPLVKAGYLEGSGVNSWLALMDITKATSGVSGNARMIQYHDLVMDRAINTFGRVA from the coding sequence ATGAACTACGGCCTGTATCTCTCTGCCTCAGGCGTCCTGACCTCGATGTACCGTCAGGACGTCTTTAGCAACAACCTGGCGAACTCCGAGACCACCGGATTCAAGCCAGTCATCCCTGAGGTTCAGCAGCGCGATCCCGAGCGAATCGAAGACGGTTTCGGCCCGAGTGTCGCCAACAAACTCCTCGAACAACTCGGTGGCGGGGTGCTTGCTGCACCTCAACGCATCGGCTTTGGCACCGGGCAACCCAAGGAAACAGGCCGACATCTCGATGTGATGCTCACTCAGGACGACCAGTTCTTTGTGATCGAAGATATCGATCCAGAGACCGGCGACCCGGGCATCCTGCTCACCCGAGATGGCAACTTTGCAATCAACAACCGGGGTGAACTGGTGAACGCCGCTGGACGACGCGTTCTCGATGACAACGATCGCCCCATCTATCTCTCCGAATCCCCCGATACGCTGATCTCTGATACCGGGGAGATCTATCAGGATGGTGAGGTTGTCTCCCAGATCCAGGTCACTCGGGTTGAGGATCGAACCGCGATCACGCTCCACGGCGGAAACCTGCTCAACATCGCCGATCCCGAGCTGCGAGAGCGCGTCGCCGATCCACTGGTCAAAGCGGGCTATCTCGAAGGCTCTGGTGTCAACTCATGGCTTGCCTTGATGGATATCACGAAGGCCACCAGCGGGGTCTCCGGCAACGCACGCATGATTCAGTACCACGACTTGGTCATGGACCGGGCTATCAACACCTTCGGCCGAGTCGCCTGA
- a CDS encoding ATP-binding cassette domain-containing protein — MAQQEAALEAENLQISVDGYRLLDGVSLRLDRGQTGVLLGPNGCGKTTLAKVVMGFLPIRDGRLTVLGETIGATHVHALRERLRLVSSTQALGSQAGTLSGLDPSMSPRDAVLTGIDGTLMLTTAPVKTDIDHAMHLLGVVGLLNKEANAIGSLSTGEQRRLLLARAMMKPPELLILDEAAAGLDVAGREQMLLTLRLLTSAEHRPAVLMITHHVEEMPPNTDRVFLMNRGRILAEGTPKEVMTPELLTRTFGCRVYVRRASGRYLLEVLPEAWLDLLPEIDRGTLQPGPL, encoded by the coding sequence ATGGCTCAGCAAGAAGCAGCACTGGAAGCGGAGAATCTGCAGATCTCAGTCGATGGCTATCGCCTGCTCGACGGCGTGAGCCTCCGACTCGACCGCGGGCAGACCGGCGTTCTGCTCGGACCCAATGGCTGCGGAAAGACCACGCTGGCCAAAGTCGTCATGGGATTCCTGCCGATCCGGGACGGACGGCTCACTGTCCTGGGCGAAACCATCGGCGCGACACATGTTCACGCGCTGCGGGAGCGGCTTCGGCTGGTGAGTTCGACCCAGGCGCTGGGGAGTCAAGCTGGAACCCTCAGCGGGCTCGATCCATCAATGTCGCCCAGAGATGCGGTGCTGACCGGGATCGACGGGACGCTGATGCTCACCACCGCGCCGGTGAAAACTGATATCGATCACGCGATGCACCTGCTCGGCGTCGTCGGACTTCTAAATAAAGAAGCAAACGCCATCGGATCGCTATCGACGGGCGAGCAACGGCGTCTGCTGCTGGCTCGGGCGATGATGAAACCTCCCGAGTTGCTGATCCTGGATGAGGCGGCCGCCGGGCTGGATGTTGCCGGCCGGGAGCAGATGCTCCTGACCCTGCGGCTGCTCACGAGTGCCGAGCACCGCCCTGCCGTGCTGATGATCACCCATCACGTCGAGGAGATGCCCCCGAACACCGACCGCGTCTTCCTGATGAACCGTGGTCGGATTCTCGCGGAGGGAACGCCCAAAGAGGTCATGACCCCAGAACTGCTCACCCGGACCTTCGGCTGCAGGGTCTACGTCCGCCGGGCGAGCGGGCGCTATCTCCTGGAGGTCCTGCCGGAGGCGTGGCTGGACCTGCTTCCCGAGATTGATCGGGGAACACTCCAGCCCGGCCCGCTATGA